From Corticium candelabrum chromosome 9, ooCorCand1.1, whole genome shotgun sequence:
AACTAGATACCTGTAGTTGCCACCACTCTGTCCCTTCATAACACCCTTGATCATCTCTTGATGTGTAATACAGAATTCTTTGCCAGAAGAAATCAAAGTTGCCAGGACAGCAGATTTGGAGTGGGTGTGAATCACAGCACCGGCGTCtgcaagcaaacaacacaaatggaACATACTTTGTGCTTGTCTTTTTCACTAATTGCTAAGCAGCATTTCCAAGTTGTTGATATTTACTTAGAGAAGCAACAAAGAGAGACCCTgtctattgttgttgtcagaCGAGTTGTGTGCGAGTATGTCGTTCATGCAACTGTCTAGGTGTCTGACTGTTTCTTGTGTCCATCTGGTCGTATCCAtctatttctgtctgtctgttatcaTAACAACTAACTATCTAGTTTGCCTGGCCATTTGCATGTCTGCCTGCTCACCTGTTTGTACacctgtttgtccacctgtttgtTTAATATTCCaactgtctgcctatctgacTCTGCTTGTTTACTTGCATGCCTCCCTCACTGACTGACTGAGTaaatgtctgtgtgtctgtctgtgtgtctgtctgtctgtgtgtctgtctgtgtgtctgtctgtgtgtctgtctgtctgtgtgtctgtgtgtctgtctgtctgcctgtcaatacatatattttcaaacattgaactattatacaccatccaagcaaagcaactaaaaatactacccaagccaatagggcttggttctacctacgaCTATTTACGTTTATGTGGCTgcctcttgtctgtctgtctgtctgtctgtctgtctgtctgtctgtctgtctgtctgtctgtctgtctgtctgtcttataatatattttcatacatgacTACTATTACAAACTATGTTCATGGCTAACAAGCTGTGCTACTGCTTTAAAGCCTTTTCTGGCCATAACTActaagctaatgaataaaaaaCTGTGTAAGGAAgtcatctatatctatatttcTATTGTCATTGGAAGTTAATGTCAATATCTTCTTGCAGATcgtctttgcattgcacttctgCAGCGTTGTCGAAAAGCGTTTTCGCCAATAACACATAAATGCCTTAGAATTGTGATTCCCTGCGTCGTCGGTTGATCTTTGCGAAAGCTCCTGGAGGTACTTGGTCGCTTCATCACCCCAacggccaaaatgttccataacAAGAGGGACAAACTTCATAGATGCCATGCCAGGAAGCTTAATTTGACTATATTTCGAAAACTTCCTGTCCTCTCTTCTCGTTGCAGCTGCTCCATCTCTCAATGCTGCTTGACAGAGTATGTCTGATGCCCAGGGATGTGACAGAGCAACATCTAACTCTGTGTTGGCCCCCGTACCGACATCAAATACCACGATATCAGGCCGGTTGTTGCTGTTACTATACCGGTCTCTTGGCTCTCTTTTGTGATGAATTTTCAATTGCCGCAGGCAGTCGTCCCAGTTGCTCACCACTGAATCATGGGACCAAACCGGTCCTCCGCCTTTTTTACAAGTGAGGAGGTGATATCCCATATCGTCCAACACCGACCCACAATTACACTCTTGTATCCAGCTGACAGCTGGCAGCTGCAACCCCATCCTCAACAAACACGCCAAACGATATTCGTAAGGTTCAAATGCGAGATTTGTCGATTCGGGGATTGCAGTAAGCCAGGCGCCAGCACCATTTCCTCGTAGTGAACGTAGACGAGCCAAGTCCCTCGGAAGAGGAGCGTGTTCCACAACGTAAGTAGCAACTGATGTAGTATATTGGCGTGTTAACTTTTGCTGCAGTCTGTTAGGATTGTCAAGTAAATCTATAAGAGACTTGTCAGGAGGAGTGGCGCGTTGT
This genomic window contains:
- the LOC134185080 gene encoding uncharacterized protein LOC134185080; protein product: MLLLRHCHVPRMTHLTRSVAPQYLSSATSLHDHQTRQTFVEILKYGPIQEDRWLQATLPIRHGGFGMTSIKEICQLAFVSSWAHTLSALPKRFPNMEKILDDLVFHPDTTGSIGCDLQRATPPDKSLIDLLDNPNRLQQKLTRQYTTSVATYVVEHAPLPRDLARLRSLRGNGAGAWLTAIPESTNLAFEPYEYRLACLLRMGLQLPAVSWIQECNCGSVLDDMGYHLLTCKKGGGPVWSHDSVVSNWDDCLRQLKIHHKREPRDRYSNSNNRPDIVVFDVGTGANTELDVALSHPWASDILCQAALRDGAAATRREDRKFSKYSQIKLPGMASMKFVPLVMEHFGRWGDEATKYLQELSQRSTDDAGNHNSKAFMCYWRKRFSTTLQKCNAKTICKKILTLTSNDNRNIDIDDFLTQFFIH